One genomic window of Halococcus salsus includes the following:
- a CDS encoding ferritin-like domain-containing protein, which produces MKKTNLTKSPYNRRFEEIRDHEKAHVEALTTTITDPGGTPVQEAEYKVGYETVSEFVATAAHFKDIGMSAYAGAASFISSSEVLTSAPNIHSVEARHASYFGTLSLRQAAPDAFDTARSMNQVLP; this is translated from the coding sequence AGTCGCCATACAATCGTAGGTTCGAAGAGATTCGTGATCATGAGAAGGCGCACGTTGAGGCACTGACCACGACAATCACCGACCCCGGTGGTACCCCTGTTCAGGAAGCCGAGTACAAGGTCGGATACGAGACCGTCTCCGAGTTCGTCGCGACCGCGGCCCATTTCAAAGACATTGGCATGTCGGCATACGCTGGTGCCGCATCATTCATCTCCAGTTCGGAGGTACTCACGTCAGCACCCAATATCCACTCAGTCGAGGCCCGACACGCGAGTTACTTCGGCACGTTAAGTCTCCGTCAAGCGGCACCCGATGCGTTCGATACGGCGCGCTCAATGAACCAGGTCCTTCCCTAG